AAAAAGCAAGAAGAACCGATTCGTTTTTTTTAAATTCGAATTTGTTTATGAGTTTTTTTTCTATTAGTTTTTCAAATCTTGATTTCATTAGGCTTCTCTTTTTGAGATTTGTCTTGATTTTTTTTATTGAAAATATATGATGTAGTCAAAATTTTCAATGAAAAGCCCCAAAGTCATCCTGACCGGCCGCCGTGTAACAGACGGTTGTGAACCTCGTCAGGCCTGGAAGGGAGCAGCGATAAGCGATTCTTTGTCTGTGTCGCGGATCGATCCCGGTCAGGATGACTTTGGGGCTTTTTTTTCTTTAAGTCCCTCCACTTAGGCATATTTTCAAAATAAAACCCTTAAGAATTAGCTTTTACTTTTCTTGACAAGCTGTTTTTCCGTCTTATTTTTCCCAACAGATTGAGTATGATTGTTTTTACACTATAAAAAATTGAAATAATTAATAAAGTTTTGATGGGGGAGAGTTTTGGAAGAAAATAATAAGACATCCCGGAAAATTGATATTGATGATGGCTCTGAAGATTCTTTTGAAAAAGCTGAGCCAGAAGAAAAAATCAATTTAGATTCTTGCTTTGAAAGTCATGATGCGGAAAAAGAAAATCAGGAGTTTGAAAGTGGTTTGGAAGAAAAAGAAGCTGATTCAATAGAGCAGCCTGATGAAATTGTTCTGCTTAAAAAAAGGCTTGAGGAAGCTGAAGAAAAATCCAGGGAATCAAATGACAAGTATATTCGAGCTCATGCAGAGCTGGAAAACTTTAAAAAAAGAACCAATAGAGAAGTCAATGAGTTTAAAAAATATGCGGTAGAAGCAATAGTAAAACAGCTTCTTCCTGTGATTGACAATCTTGAAAGAGCAGTGCTTTCCGCTGAATCTTCAGGAGAAACTGAATCATCTCAGATAACTCAGGGAATAAAAATGACCTTGAAAGAAGTTGAAAGAGTATTTGATCAGTTCAGTATTAAATCTGTTGATGCCCAGGGAGAAAAATTTGACCCCTTATACCATATGGCAGTGGGGCAGGAAGAGCGGGATGATGTTGAAGCAAACATAGTAGTTAAGCAGTTTCAAAAAGGATATCTTCTCCATGAAAGACTTATAAGACCAGCAATGGTTATAGTTTCTACAGGAAAGTCTATGGAAAGAGCAGATAATGAAAATTTGGACAAAGAAAATAATAGCGGTGAATAATTCAGTAATAACCGCGGGATAAGATAAGGAGATTTTAAAATGGGTAAAATTATAGGAATAGATTTAGGTACAACAAACTCTTGTGTTTCAGTTATGGAAGGCGGAGAGCCCAAAGTTATAACAACAGCAGATGGCGGAAGAACCATGCCTTCAATGGTGGCATTGACTGACAGCGATGAAAGAGTTGTGGGGCAGATTGCAAAAAGACAGGCAATTACAAACCCTGAAAATACAGTGTTTGGTGCAAAAAGACTGGTGGGAAGGAAATTTAATTCTCCTGAGGTTCAAAGAGATCAAAAAAACCTTCCCTATGAAATAAAAGAAGCAGACAATGGTGATGTCCGGGTTGTTTTAAGAGACAAGCAGTTCAGTCCTGCCGAGATTTCATCTTTTATTCTTGCAGAAATAAAAAGAACAGCAGAAGCTTATCTTGGCGAGCCTGTAACAGATGCTGTAATTACAGTTCCTGCTTATTTTAATGACAGCCAGAGACAGGCAACAAAAGATGCAGGTAAAATTGCAGGGCTTAATGTTCAAAGAATTATAAACGAGCCTACTGCTGCTTCTTTGGCATACGGGCTTGATAAGAAATCAGAGGAAGTCATAGCAGTATTTGATCTTGGCGGTGGAACCTTTGATATTTCAATTCTTGAAATAGGAGACGGTGTTTTTGAAGTTAAGGCCACAAACGGTGATACCCATCTTGGCGGTGACGACTTTGACCTTTTGGTAATTAACTGGCTTGCAGATGAATTTAAAAAAGACAATGGAATTGATTTAAGAAATGATAAAATGGCGTTGCAGCGTTTAAAGGAAGCAGCTGAAAAAGCAAAGATGGAACTTTCATCTTCAGTTGAAACAGATATAAATCTTCCTTTTATAACAGCTGATCAGTCAGGCCCAAAGCATCTTCAGATCAAGCTTTCAAGATCAAAACTTGAATCTTTAGTGGGAGATCTTCTTGCAAGAATTGACGGACCCTGCCTTACAGCCATCAAGGACTCTGGACTTTCAAAGGATAAAATCAATGAGGTTATTCTTGTTGGTGGTATGACTAGAATGCCAGCTGTTCAGGAAAGAGTTAAAAATCTTTTTGGCAGAGAGCCCCATAAAGGAGTAAACCCCGATGAAGTTGTGGCCATCGGAGCTGCAATTCAGGGCGGTGTTTTACAAGGTGATGTAAAAGACGTTCTTCTTCTTGATGTAACTCCTCTTTCTCTTGGGATTGAAACCCTTGGCGGAGTTATGACAAAGCTTATTGAAAAAAACACCACTATTCCTACAAGAAAAAGTCAGGTGTTTTCAACAGCTGATGACAATCAGCCTGCTGTTTCAATTCATGTGCTCCAAGGTGAGCGTGAAATGGCTTCAGACAATAAGACTCTAGGAAAATTTGAGCTTACAGATATTCCTCCTGCACCAAGGGGAATGCCTCAGATTGAGGTGACTTTTGACATTGATGCCAACGGAATAGTTGCTGTTTCTGCAAAAGACAAAGGCACAGGAAAAGAACAGTCAATTAAAATTACAGCGTCCAGCGGCCTTTCAGATGAAGATATTGAAAACCTTGTTAAGGAAGCTGAGCTTCACGCAGAAGAAGATAAGAAAAAACGCAAATTGGTTGAAGCTAAAAACCAGGCTGATGCAGTAATTTATCAGACAGAAAAATCTCTTAAGGATGTTGGAGATAAAGTTGATGCCGAAACCAAGGCAAATATTGAGTCCCATGTAGAAAAACTTAAGGTGAAGATAGAAGGCACTGATGTTGAAGAAATAAATAAAGCAACTCAGGAGCTTACAGAAGCATCCCATAAACTTGCTGAAAAAATTTATCAGCAGCAGGCAGAGCAGGGCCAGGCCGAAGCAGGTTCAGCAGATCCTGCCCAGGGAGAGTCAGCAAGTCCTTCTGACGATGATGATGTTGTTGATGCAGATTTTGAAGAAGTAAAAGACGATAAAAAATAAAATTAGTTAAAATATAAATTATTTAAAAGCCCTGAAAGGTTAATCCCTGCAGGGCTTTTTTTGTTTTTATCAAATTAATTTGGTCATTTGACCATTATAGACTTGAAATTATTGTTTTTTATATGTATATTTAGTTATCAAATGACAATCAAGGTGGGTTATGACCAGGTATAAAAAAAAACGTTTTATTTCAAGAAAGCCAGAAAATCAGGTTTTTGCACCTTTGGGAAATTCTTTTAAAGAAGAGCTTGTCTTATCCCTTGAAGGTTTTGAAGCAATAAGGCTTTCTGACTATGAAAATCTTAATCAGGAAACAGCTTCAAAAATTATGGGAGTATCAAGACAAACCTATGGAAGAATTCTTAGAGAGGCAAGGCAGATAATAGCCGAAGCCCTTGTTGTAGGAAAAAAAATAAACATAAGCGGAGGGCATTACCAGCTCAGAAGTGAAAAAGGAAATAGAAGACGCTTCAGAGGTGGACAAAGCAGGAATCCTGATTTTGAATAAAAAAACTTAAACAGGAGGTGTATTATGCCAGGAATGGATAAAACAGGCCCAAACGGAGCAGGTCCAATGACAGGTGGGGCAAGAGGTTATTGTTCGGGAAATTTTCAGGGAGCTCGCAATCCTTCAGGTTATGGATATGGAAGGGGAGGAGGTTTTAGAAGAAGATTTTTTAATAGAAACAATAATTTCCAAAATCCTTTGCCAAATTTTCAAAATGGATCAGAAGTCGAAGAATAAATAACTACTCAGGGCAGCTTAGCTGTCCTGATTGATTTTAGCTTTAAACATTTTTTAAAATATTTAAAGTTTTAAACCTCACCTCAATAAAAATCATCTGTTAATTATTTAACAACACCGGTTTATTCATTTATTTAAAAACAAATCCCCAAAAGATAAAATCAGTTCCAAGTATTGTTTCACAAATTTGTTTTCAAATTTGTAAATTCTAAGTTTGTTATGCTAAGTATAAGTTTAAAATTTTGCATATTAATTTTGAAAATTTAAAAGGCGGGGGCAAGTTGTGCAGGACTTTATAAATCATGAATTAAACCTTGCAGGAAAATTTGTAGAAGAAACAGGAGCTAATATTTTTCTTACGGGAAAGGCTGGAACAGGTAAAACAACTTTTTTGGGAGAAACAGCAAAGACAACAGCCAAAAGGTTTATTGTCACAGGACCAACCGGAGTTGCTGCAATAAATGCAAAAGGAGTGACCCTTCATTCTTTTTTTCAGCTTCCTTTTACCCCGTTTATTCCGGGCTCAGACCTTGGGGACAGAAGATTTAAATTAAGTAAGGAAAAAAGAAATATAATTAAAAATTTAGATCTTTTAATCATTGATGAAATAAGCATGGTCCGCTCTGATGTCTTAGATTCAATTGACCTGGTCTTAAGGAGTTTTAAAAACAGTCCAAAGCCCTTTGGAGGGGTTCAGCTTTTAATGATAGGTGATCTTCACCAGCTTTCTCCTGTGGTAAAAAGGAATGAATGGGAAATTTTGAAAAATTATTATGATTCCCCTTATTTTTTCAGCAGCCACTCTTTGAAAAACACTGAATTTATAACAATTGAACTCAAGCATATTTATCGTCAAAAAGATGAAAAATTTATAAATATCTTAAATAAACTAAGAGATAATGATTTTGATAATCAGATAAAAAGTGAGCTTGAAAAAAGATATATAAAAGATTTTGTTCCTGAAAAAAATGAGGGTTATATGATTTTAACCACCCATAACAGGGCAGCAGAGTGTTTTAATCAGGAAAGAATGGAGGAAATTGAAGAAAAAGAATTTTATTTCAATGCTGATATTTCAGGTGATTTTCCAGTCAATAATTATCCGGCTCCTGAGGTTTTAAATCTTAAAAAAGGTGCCCAGGTAATGTTTTTAAGAAATGATCCCTCACCTGAAAAGCTGTATTTCAATGGAAAAACCGGAATTGTAACAAAAATAGATAAAGAAAAAATCAAGGTTTTTTGTCCTGATGATAAAAAAGAAATCAAGGTTTTTCCTTTGGAATGGGAAAATATAAAATACGGACTTGGGGATGATAATGAAATAAAGTCTGAAATTACAGGAAAGTTTATTCAGTTTCCTGTAAAGCCTGCCTGGGCAATAACTATTCATAAAAGTCAGGGGCTTACATTTGAAAAGGCAGTTATTGACGCCCAGGATGCTTTTACCCACGGCCAGATTTATGTTGCCTTGAGCAGATGTACAACTCTTGAAGGCCTTGTTTTAAGTTCTCCACTTTTAAATCTTCCGGGAACCGACAAAATGGTAGAAGATTTTTATAATAACCTTGAACCAGGCCTTTATCTTGAGAAATTTCTTGAAAGTTCAAAAAAAAGCTATCAGCAAAAGCTTATTTTTGAGTGTTTTGATTTTTCATTGTTTGACAGGTTTTTCAGGCGATTTTATTTTTTTTGTAAAAGCAATTCAAATACAATCTTTTTATCAAATTCAGAAAAAATAGAAGAAATTAAAAAAATTGCAGAAGATGATATTTTTTCTGTATCTGAAAAATTTAAAAATCAGCTGGGTAAAATGTTTGGATCAAAAATCCTGCCTGAAAAAGATAGTTCCCTTATTGGAAGGATAGGTAAAGCTTCTCAATGGTTTTTTGAGCGGGTGGAAAAAATAAATGATTTTTTAGAAAAATTAAGTTTTGAAACAGACAACAAAGAAATAAAAAAGCAGCTTGATTATTCATATAAAAACCTTTTTCAGGAAACACTTATAAAAAAAGCATCAGTAAAATCCTGCGAAAACGGGTTTAGTCCTTTGTTTTATTTAAAATCTGTTTCAAAAGCACAAACAGATTTTACTCCACCAAAAAAAAAGAAAGATTCATTACCTTTGTTTGAAGAATCAGATATTGAACATGGCGAAGTGTTTTCTCTTTTAAAAAAATGGAGAGCAAAAAAAGCAGGGGAAGAAAATCTCCCCCATTATCAGATACTTCATCAAAGTGTGATAATCCAGATTTCCATAATTCTTCCGGAAAATGAAAAAGAGTTGATGAAAATAAAGGGAGTAGGGCCTAAAACCAATGAAAAATACGGAAAAGAGCTTCTTGAAATTGTAAATAATTATAGAAAAATAAATAAAATTGAAAAAGTAGAGCTTCCAGAATTTGAAGAAAAACCTAAAAATGTAAAAAAGAATAAAACCCCAAAAGAGGACACTAAAACAATAAGTTTTAATTTATACAAAAAAGGTCTTTCCATTGAAGAAATTGCCAGGGAAAGGGGTTTTGTTCCAGCAACAATTGAAGGACATTTAAGTTTTTTTGTAGAAAAAGGAGAGCTTAATCTTAATGAATTAATTTCAGAAGACAAAAAAGATAAAATAATTCAAGAAATTAAAAATCAAAAAGATCAACTTGGTTTTAAACAAATTAAAGAAAATTTAGGCAATGAATATTCCTATGGAGAAATAAAAATGGTTGTTTCTCATCTTAAGTTTCTTGAAACTAAAGATTAGTTTTATATAAAATCAGCTGACTTCTTCAGTTTGAAAAACAAAATTAAAGGCTTTTTTAAGATCTTCTGTCACAAGATAAAAACAAGGAACCATGACAAGGGTGATTATAGTTGCAAATAAAACTCCAAATCCAAGGGAAATTGCCATTGGAATAAGAAACCTTGCCTGTCTTGAAGTCTCCATAATCATTGGCATAAGTCCGCAAAATGTTGTCAGAGTTGTTAGCATTATCGGCCTGAATCTTAAAATTGCTGAATTGTAAACAGCATTTGCTGGTAATTCGCCTTCCCTGGTTTTTCTATTTGTAAAATCAATTAAAACAAGGGAGCCGTTAACAACAACTCCTGAAAGAGCAACTATTCCAAAAATACTCATTACGCTTAGGGAGTATCCCATAATAAGATGGCCTATTACAGCACCGATTATTCCAAAAGGAATGCAAACCATTATTATTACAGGCTGAAAATAACTTTTGAATGGGATAGCAAGAAGAGCATAAATAAGTAAAAGGGCAAATAAAAGGCCCTGGATAAGGCTTTGAATACTGTCTCTTATTTCTGCCTGGGTTCCTTCAAAGCTATAGGTTAAAAGAGGGGTTTTTTCTAAAAGTCCTGGAAGAACATCTTTTTCAAGATTTGCAGTTAAGATGTCTGCCTGTGATCTTGGGAAAATATCTGCTGTAACTGAAACAACTCTTTTTCCTTCTTCACGGTTTATTGATGTAAATGCCCTTGAATAACTTATTTGGGCAGCATCTCTTAAAAGAATTTCACCTTTGGGAGCATTTAAAACAAGGTTTTCAAGAGTTGCTTCATAATTTCTTTCTTTTTCAGGAAGTTTTACCATAACGCTTATTTCATCTTGACTTCTTAAAAATGAAAGTGCTTTTTTTCCGTAAACCGCATTTCTTACCTGACTGGCAATTTCCCTTGAAGTAAGACCCATTCTTTTCCCTGCCGGGAGAATTGAAAGATCAATTTGACGTTTTCCACTGGCAGAACCATTGTCTATATCAGAAACTCCTTCATAGTTTTCAAGCTTTTTTGCCAGCTCTTTTCCTGCATTTTCAAGAATATCTTTATTGGGATGTGAAAGTCTTATTGTAATTGCTTTTCCCGATCCCGGGCCTCCTCTGTCAGACTCAAAGGAAATTGTTTCAATTCCTGTAAGATTTCCAGTACGTTTTCTCCATTTGTTTGAAAATTCAGTTGTACTTATGGGCCTTTTATCTGCATCTGTAAGATAAACTCTTAAGCTTATTGTATTTTCACGTATAAGAGAAAAAATTCCCTGGCTTAATTCTTCTTTTCCGTTTTCCTCAACAATCTGATTTGCACCGTCAATAAGAATTTTTTCAATTTTTCTTACATTTTCATGGGAAGATCCAATAGGAAGAACTGCATTAGCATAAACATAGTCAGATTCAACAGAAGGAAAAAGAGTCATTCCCATTCTGCCTGATTTTATATACCCTCCAAAGCCCAGAAGAATTGCAAGGCAAAAAGCTATTACATTATATTTGTTTTTAATGGCAAATTTTAAAAATTTGCCATAAATATTTTCAATAAAAGATTCAAAGGCTGTGCTAAAACGATTTTGTAACTTGTTTATAAAATGAAGAATTCCTTTTTTTCTTAAAGGTTTTTGATGGCCAAGATGGGCAGGAAGGATCAAAAGACTTTCAATCAGAGACACAGCAAAGACACAGGCCACTACAATAGGAATTGATTTAAAGATTTTTCCCATGAATCCAGGGATAAAAAGCAGGGGGAGAAAAGTTATAATATTGGTGGTAACACTGAAAAATACAGGGGTAGCAACTTCTTTTACTCCATAGACTGAAGATTGGAAAATTGAAAATCCCTTCTGTCTAGAGCTGTAAATATTTTCGCCTACAACAATGGCATCATCAACAACAATTCCAAGTGTAATTATAAAAGCAAACATGGTTATCATGTTTATGCTGAAGTCTGTAAATGGGAAAATAAGGAAAGCTCCTGAAAATGAGACAAGAATTCCAAGGCTTACCCAGAAAGCAAGTCTGATTTCAAGGAAAAGAGCAAGAAGAATAAAAACAAGGAAAAGTCCCTGAAATGCATTTTTTAATAAAAGTGCTCCCCTTTGCTTGAAGGTGTCTGATCTGTCCCTTAAAACTGAAAGCTGTAAATCTCCTGGAAGTTCTGAGTTTATTTCAGCCATTATTTCTTTGGCGGCTTTAGAGACCTGAATGGGAGTTTGATCTCCAACTCTGTAAACATCAATCAAAAGGGCATTTTTTCCATTAAATCCTGCAGTGACAAAGGAATCTTCAAAACCTTCCTTAACAATTGCCAGATCTCCAAGCAAAACTCTTTCCCCGCTTGCCGTGGTGATTATGGGAAGTTTTTTGTATTCTTTGGCTTTTTCCTTTAAATCTTTGACTCTTACAAGAAGGTCTCCTCCTTTTGTTCTTAAGTTCCCAGCTCCTACATCAAGAGATGAGGCTTTTATGGAAGAGGCAATATCTTCAATTTTTAAATTATATTTTCTTAAATTAGCCTGGGGAACTTCAATGTGAATTTCCCTGTCCCTTGAACCGCTTAATTCTATCTGGGTGATGTCTGAACTTTGCAAAAGTCTGTCTTTTATGTTTTCGGCTGTGTCTCTTAGAACAATATCATTTTCAGAGCCCCATAAAACCAGATCAAGAACTCCTCTTTTTCTTTCAGCAATTGATACCTTTGGATCTTCGGTTTCATCGGGAAAGGAACTTATTCTGTCAACTTCCTTTTCAACTTCCTGCCATAGTCTTATAATATCAGCAGATTTTAATGCCTCAATAATAACTCTGCCTGAACCTTCAGAAGCAGTGGAGCTTATACTTTCTATTCCTTCAAGTCCTTCAATTGCTTCTTCTATTGGAAGAATTATTCCTTTTTCAACTTCTTCGGGGCTTGCTCCGGGATAGGCAACTGAAACAATCACTGAATCAGGATCAAATTCAGGGAAAACTTCTTGTTTTATATTCAGTCCCATAATAATTCCCCCAACCAGAAGAACTATCATTAGAATATTTGCAGCAACTGAGTTGGAAGCCATCCAACCTAAAATGCCTTTGTTTGTGAATTCGTTCATCTGTGACTATCCTGATTATTGTCTATTTTAAGAGGCATTCCGTTTACAGGTATATTAATTGAGGAGGTGACAATTTTTTCACCTTCTTTTATTCCTTTTTTAACAAAAATATTTTTATCGTCTTTCCAGATTATTTCCACAGGCCTTATTTCAAGAACTCCATTGTTAAAAATCCAGATATTATTGTCATGGACATTTTCCCTTGGAATTTCAAACACATTTTTTATAATATCACCCATGATTTCAAAACTAATGTAATCACCTGCTATCAATGGCAGTTTTTCACAGTCAAGACTAAGAGGATCCTTTACTTCTGCAATAATTTCAACCATTCTTGAATCTTTACTGACCCGGCCTGTAAGGGATTTTAAATTTCCTGTTCTAAAAAGATCTGAAGTCTGGGAGTAAACTTTGACCAAAGCTTTGTTTTGCTCTGCTTTTACAAGTCTTTTGATTCTGTCCTGGGGAAGATAGCCTAAAATTCTATATGATGATGTTCCATAAAGCAGGGCGATTTTTTCAAGTGAAGAAATATAGCTTCCCTCTTCAATATAGGTTTCTATTATTACCGAATCAAAAGGTGCTTTAATTATGGTTCTTGATAGGTCTAGCTGAGCTTTTGAAAGTTCAGCTTCTGATGATTCAAGTTTTGCCCGGGCAGATTTAAGTTGGGGCTGTCTTAATGCAAGTGATTTGTTTTCAAATTCATCCATTCCTGATTTTTCATAAAAGCTAAGCTCTTTTTTGGCACTTTCCTGTTTTCCTATTTCAAGGCTTAGTTCTGCTTCAGACTGCTTTACCTGGGCTTTTAGTTTTTTTATCTGGTAAAGGTAATCTTCTTTTTCAATTTCTGCTATTATTTCGCCTTTTTTTACAATCCCCCCGGGATAAAAGTTTTTTGAAACAAAAACAATTTTACCGCTGACAGAAGTTTTAAGGTCAACACTTTTTTCAGGAACAACTGTTCCCATTCCTTTTATTATTATTTGAGATGTTTTTTTATTTAGAGTTTTAATATCAACATAAAATGCTTTTACTGTCTTTTT
The window above is part of the Desulforegulaceae bacterium genome. Proteins encoded here:
- a CDS encoding DUF5320 domain-containing protein yields the protein MPGMDKTGPNGAGPMTGGARGYCSGNFQGARNPSGYGYGRGGGFRRRFFNRNNNFQNPLPNFQNGSEVEE
- a CDS encoding helix-turn-helix domain-containing protein, producing the protein MQDFINHELNLAGKFVEETGANIFLTGKAGTGKTTFLGETAKTTAKRFIVTGPTGVAAINAKGVTLHSFFQLPFTPFIPGSDLGDRRFKLSKEKRNIIKNLDLLIIDEISMVRSDVLDSIDLVLRSFKNSPKPFGGVQLLMIGDLHQLSPVVKRNEWEILKNYYDSPYFFSSHSLKNTEFITIELKHIYRQKDEKFINILNKLRDNDFDNQIKSELEKRYIKDFVPEKNEGYMILTTHNRAAECFNQERMEEIEEKEFYFNADISGDFPVNNYPAPEVLNLKKGAQVMFLRNDPSPEKLYFNGKTGIVTKIDKEKIKVFCPDDKKEIKVFPLEWENIKYGLGDDNEIKSEITGKFIQFPVKPAWAITIHKSQGLTFEKAVIDAQDAFTHGQIYVALSRCTTLEGLVLSSPLLNLPGTDKMVEDFYNNLEPGLYLEKFLESSKKSYQQKLIFECFDFSLFDRFFRRFYFFCKSNSNTIFLSNSEKIEEIKKIAEDDIFSVSEKFKNQLGKMFGSKILPEKDSSLIGRIGKASQWFFERVEKINDFLEKLSFETDNKEIKKQLDYSYKNLFQETLIKKASVKSCENGFSPLFYLKSVSKAQTDFTPPKKKKDSLPLFEESDIEHGEVFSLLKKWRAKKAGEENLPHYQILHQSVIIQISIILPENEKELMKIKGVGPKTNEKYGKELLEIVNNYRKINKIEKVELPEFEEKPKNVKKNKTPKEDTKTISFNLYKKGLSIEEIARERGFVPATIEGHLSFFVEKGELNLNELISEDKKDKIIQEIKNQKDQLGFKQIKENLGNEYSYGEIKMVVSHLKFLETKD
- the grpE gene encoding nucleotide exchange factor GrpE, producing MEENNKTSRKIDIDDGSEDSFEKAEPEEKINLDSCFESHDAEKENQEFESGLEEKEADSIEQPDEIVLLKKRLEEAEEKSRESNDKYIRAHAELENFKKRTNREVNEFKKYAVEAIVKQLLPVIDNLERAVLSAESSGETESSQITQGIKMTLKEVERVFDQFSIKSVDAQGEKFDPLYHMAVGQEERDDVEANIVVKQFQKGYLLHERLIRPAMVIVSTGKSMERADNENLDKENNSGE
- a CDS encoding efflux RND transporter periplasmic adaptor subunit → MNEKNLKIIRISIKTALFILLIFLGVKSYTYFMTSKPLVKKGAKKTVKAFYVDIKTLNKKTSQIIIKGMGTVVPEKSVDLKTSVSGKIVFVSKNFYPGGIVKKGEIIAEIEKEDYLYQIKKLKAQVKQSEAELSLEIGKQESAKKELSFYEKSGMDEFENKSLALRQPQLKSARAKLESSEAELSKAQLDLSRTIIKAPFDSVIIETYIEEGSYISSLEKIALLYGTSSYRILGYLPQDRIKRLVKAEQNKALVKVYSQTSDLFRTGNLKSLTGRVSKDSRMVEIIAEVKDPLSLDCEKLPLIAGDYISFEIMGDIIKNVFEIPRENVHDNNIWIFNNGVLEIRPVEIIWKDDKNIFVKKGIKEGEKIVTSSINIPVNGMPLKIDNNQDSHR
- a CDS encoding efflux RND transporter permease subunit; protein product: MNEFTNKGILGWMASNSVAANILMIVLLVGGIIMGLNIKQEVFPEFDPDSVIVSVAYPGASPEEVEKGIILPIEEAIEGLEGIESISSTASEGSGRVIIEALKSADIIRLWQEVEKEVDRISSFPDETEDPKVSIAERKRGVLDLVLWGSENDIVLRDTAENIKDRLLQSSDITQIELSGSRDREIHIEVPQANLRKYNLKIEDIASSIKASSLDVGAGNLRTKGGDLLVRVKDLKEKAKEYKKLPIITTASGERVLLGDLAIVKEGFEDSFVTAGFNGKNALLIDVYRVGDQTPIQVSKAAKEIMAEINSELPGDLQLSVLRDRSDTFKQRGALLLKNAFQGLFLVFILLALFLEIRLAFWVSLGILVSFSGAFLIFPFTDFSINMITMFAFIITLGIVVDDAIVVGENIYSSRQKGFSIFQSSVYGVKEVATPVFFSVTTNIITFLPLLFIPGFMGKIFKSIPIVVACVFAVSLIESLLILPAHLGHQKPLRKKGILHFINKLQNRFSTAFESFIENIYGKFLKFAIKNKYNVIAFCLAILLGFGGYIKSGRMGMTLFPSVESDYVYANAVLPIGSSHENVRKIEKILIDGANQIVEENGKEELSQGIFSLIRENTISLRVYLTDADKRPISTTEFSNKWRKRTGNLTGIETISFESDRGGPGSGKAITIRLSHPNKDILENAGKELAKKLENYEGVSDIDNGSASGKRQIDLSILPAGKRMGLTSREIASQVRNAVYGKKALSFLRSQDEISVMVKLPEKERNYEATLENLVLNAPKGEILLRDAAQISYSRAFTSINREEGKRVVSVTADIFPRSQADILTANLEKDVLPGLLEKTPLLTYSFEGTQAEIRDSIQSLIQGLLFALLLIYALLAIPFKSYFQPVIIMVCIPFGIIGAVIGHLIMGYSLSVMSIFGIVALSGVVVNGSLVLIDFTNRKTREGELPANAVYNSAILRFRPIMLTTLTTFCGLMPMIMETSRQARFLIPMAISLGFGVLFATIITLVMVPCFYLVTEDLKKAFNFVFQTEEVS
- the dnaK gene encoding molecular chaperone DnaK; its protein translation is MGKIIGIDLGTTNSCVSVMEGGEPKVITTADGGRTMPSMVALTDSDERVVGQIAKRQAITNPENTVFGAKRLVGRKFNSPEVQRDQKNLPYEIKEADNGDVRVVLRDKQFSPAEISSFILAEIKRTAEAYLGEPVTDAVITVPAYFNDSQRQATKDAGKIAGLNVQRIINEPTAASLAYGLDKKSEEVIAVFDLGGGTFDISILEIGDGVFEVKATNGDTHLGGDDFDLLVINWLADEFKKDNGIDLRNDKMALQRLKEAAEKAKMELSSSVETDINLPFITADQSGPKHLQIKLSRSKLESLVGDLLARIDGPCLTAIKDSGLSKDKINEVILVGGMTRMPAVQERVKNLFGREPHKGVNPDEVVAIGAAIQGGVLQGDVKDVLLLDVTPLSLGIETLGGVMTKLIEKNTTIPTRKSQVFSTADDNQPAVSIHVLQGEREMASDNKTLGKFELTDIPPAPRGMPQIEVTFDIDANGIVAVSAKDKGTGKEQSIKITASSGLSDEDIENLVKEAELHAEEDKKKRKLVEAKNQADAVIYQTEKSLKDVGDKVDAETKANIESHVEKLKVKIEGTDVEEINKATQELTEASHKLAEKIYQQQAEQGQAEAGSADPAQGESASPSDDDDVVDADFEEVKDDKK
- a CDS encoding DUF134 domain-containing protein: MTRYKKKRFISRKPENQVFAPLGNSFKEELVLSLEGFEAIRLSDYENLNQETASKIMGVSRQTYGRILREARQIIAEALVVGKKINISGGHYQLRSEKGNRRRFRGGQSRNPDFE